One genomic region from Enterobacter hormaechei ATCC 49162 encodes:
- the miaE gene encoding tRNA isopentenyl-2-thiomethyl-A-37 hydroxylase MiaE, protein MDYPQILAPVLNFLQCPTPQAWIDKARDPANLPLLLTDHMVCELKAAQTALLLVRKYVADESGADALLEWLKPYEQFTFRDGPEPDFIALHRQIGKSVMPKTDDPWGQALIDSMVLLIKEELHHFWQVREAMLARDIPYVKITASRYARGMLKEVRTHEPLTLIDKLICGAYIEARSCERFAALAPFLDDDLQKFYLSLLRSEARHYQDYLTLAQQVSDDDISPRIQLFGEIEATLISTPDHEFRFHSGVPV, encoded by the coding sequence ATGGATTACCCGCAGATACTCGCCCCCGTACTCAACTTCCTCCAGTGCCCGACCCCGCAAGCATGGATTGATAAAGCCCGCGACCCGGCGAACCTGCCGCTGCTGCTCACCGACCACATGGTGTGCGAGCTTAAGGCCGCCCAGACCGCGCTGCTGCTGGTGCGTAAATACGTCGCCGACGAAAGCGGTGCCGACGCGCTGCTCGAGTGGCTCAAACCCTACGAACAGTTCACCTTCCGCGACGGCCCGGAGCCGGACTTCATCGCCCTGCACAGGCAGATTGGCAAAAGCGTGATGCCCAAAACCGACGACCCGTGGGGCCAGGCGCTCATCGACAGCATGGTGCTGCTGATTAAAGAGGAGCTGCACCACTTCTGGCAGGTGCGCGAGGCGATGCTGGCCCGCGATATTCCGTACGTCAAAATCACCGCCAGCCGCTACGCCAGAGGGATGCTGAAGGAAGTGCGCACCCACGAACCGCTGACGCTGATCGACAAGCTCATCTGCGGCGCCTACATCGAAGCCCGCTCCTGCGAACGCTTCGCCGCGCTGGCCCCGTTCCTCGACGACGATTTGCAGAAGTTCTATCTCTCGCTGCTGCGCTCGGAAGCGCGCCACTATCAGGACTACCTGACGCTGGCTCAGCAGGTGAGCGACGACGATATCTCACCGCGCATACAGCTTTTTGGCGAAATTGAAGCCACACTTATCTCGACACCGGACCACGAGTTTCGCTTCCACAGCGGCGTGCCGGTGTAA
- the rraB gene encoding ribonuclease E inhibitor RraB, with protein MANPEHLEEQREETRLIIEELLEDGSDPDALYTIEHHFSADDFDALEKMAVEAFKLGYEVTEPEELEVEEGDTVICCDILSEGALKAELIDAQVEQLMNLAEKFDVEYDGWGTYFEDPNGEDGEEGDDEDYVDEDDDGVRH; from the coding sequence ATGGCAAACCCGGAACACCTGGAAGAACAACGCGAAGAGACGCGTCTGATTATTGAAGAACTGCTGGAAGACGGTAGCGATCCGGACGCGCTGTACACCATCGAGCACCATTTCTCTGCGGATGATTTCGACGCGCTGGAAAAAATGGCCGTGGAAGCCTTCAAGCTGGGTTACGAAGTGACCGAGCCGGAAGAGCTGGAAGTGGAAGAGGGCGACACCGTCATCTGCTGCGATATCCTGAGCGAAGGCGCGCTGAAGGCGGAGCTGATTGACGCGCAGGTAGAACAGCTGATGAACCTGGCCGAGAAGTTTGACGTGGAGTACGACGGCTGGGGCACCTACTTCGAAGATCCGAACGGTGAAGACGGCGAAGAAGGCGACGACGAAGATTACGTCGACGAAGACGACGACGGCGTGCGTCACTAA